A portion of the Vulpes vulpes isolate BD-2025 chromosome 5, VulVul3, whole genome shotgun sequence genome contains these proteins:
- the MADD gene encoding MAP kinase-activating death domain protein isoform X26: MVQKKKFCPRLLDYLVIVGARHPSSDSVAQTPELLRRYPLEDHAEFPLPPDVVFFCQPEGCLSVRQRRMSLRDDTSFVFTLTDKDTGVTRYGICVNFYRSFQKRMPKDKGDGGAGSRGKEGPRATCAPEEIGTESSESGLSLQPPSADSAPNVTQSPRGKPRAKTGSRSRNSTLTSLCVLSHYPFFSTFRECLYTLKRLVDCCSERLLGKKLGIPRGIQRDTMWRIFTGSLLVEEKSSALLHDLREIEAWIYRLLRSPVPVSGQKRVDIEVLPQELQQALTFALPDPSRFTLVDFPLHLPLELLGVDACLQVLTCILLEHKVVLQSRDYNALSMSVMAFVAMIYPLEYMFPVIPLLPTCMASAEQLLLAPTPYIIGVPASFFLYKLDFKMPDDVWLVDLDSNRVIAPTNAEMLPILPEPESLELKKHLKQALASMSLNTQPILNLEKFHEGQEIPLLLGRPSNDLQSTPSTEFNPLIYGNDVDSVDVATRVAMVRFFNSPNVLQGFQMHTRTLRLFPRPVVAFQAGSFLASRPRQTPFAEKLARTQAVEYFGEWILNPTNYAFQRIHNNMFDPALIGDKPKWYAHQLQPIHYRVYDSNSQLAEALSVPRERDSDSDPTDDSGSDSMDYDDSSSSYSSLGDFVSEMMKCDINGDTPNVDPLTHAALGDASEVEIDELQNQKESEEPGPDSENSQENPPLRSSSSTTASSSPSTVIHGANSEPADSTEVDDKAAVGVSKPPPTVPPSIGKSNVDRRQTEIGEGAQKMLRPNSLKLASDSDAESDSRASSPTSTVSNTSTEGFGGIMSFASSLYRNHSTSFSLSNLTLPTKGAREKTTPFPSLKGNRRALVDQKSSVIKHSPTVKREPPSPQGRSSNSSENQQFLKEVVHSVLDGQGVGWLNMKKVRRLLESEQLRVFVLSKLNRTVQSEDDARQDVIPDVEISRKVYKGMLDLLKCTVLSLEQSYAHAGLGGMASIFGLLEIAQTHYYSKEPDKRKRSPTESVNTPVGKDPGLAGRGDPKAMAQLRVPQLGPRAPSAAGKGPKELDTRSLKEENFVASVELWNKHQEVKKQKALEKQRPEVIKPVFDLGETEEKKSQISADSGVSLTSGSQRTDTDSVIGVSPAVMIRSSSQDSEVSNSSGETLGADSDLSSNAGDGPGGEGSTHLASSRGTLSDSEIETNSATSTIFGKAHSLKPSVKEKLVGSPVRSSEDVSQRVYLYEGLLGRDKGSMWDQLEDAAMETFSISKERSTLWDQMQFWEDAFLDAVMLEREGMGMDQGPQEMIDRYLSLGEHDRKRLEDDEDRLLATLLHNLISYMLLMKVNKNDIRKKVRRLMGKSHIGLVYSQQINEVLDQLVNLNGRDLSIRSSGSRHMKKQTFVVHAGTDTNGDIFFMEVCDDCVVLRSNIGTVYERWWYEKLINMTYCPKTKVLCLWRRNGSETQLNKFYTKKCRELYYCVKDSMERAAARQQSIKPGPELGGEFPVQDMKTGEGGLLQVTLEGINLKFMHNQVFIELNHIKKCNTVRGVFVLEEFVPEIKEVVSHKYKTPMAHEICYSVLCLFSYVAAVRSSEEDLRTPPRPVSS; the protein is encoded by the exons ATGGTGCAAAAGAAGAAGTTCTGTCCTCGGTTACTTGACTATCTCGTGATCGTAGGGGCCAG GCACCCAAGCAGTGATAGTGTGGCCCAGACTCCTGAATTATTACGGCGCTACCCACTGGAGGACCACGCTGAGTTTCCCCTGCCCCCAGACGTAGTGTTCTTCTGCCAACCAGAGGGCTGTCTGAGTGTGCGGCAGCGGCGCATGAGCCTGCGGGATGATACTTCTTTTGTCTTCACCCTCACTGACAAGGACACTGGAGTCACTCGTTATGGCATCTGTGTTAACTTCTACCGCTCCTTCCAGAAGCGTATGCCTAAGGACaagggggatgggggggcagggTCCCGTGGGAAGGAAGGACCCCGTGCTACTTGTGCCCCAGAAGAGATTGGCACTGAGAGCTCAGAGAGTGGCTTGTCCCTGCAGCCTCCCAGTGCTGACTCTGCCCCTAATGTAACTCAGTCTCCTCGGGGCAAACCCCGAGCCAAGACGGGGAGCCGCTCCCGCAATAGTACTCTGACATCCTTGTGCGTGCTCAGCCACTATCCCTTCTTCTCCACCTTCCGAGAATGTCTGTACACCCTCAAACGTCTGGTGGACTGCTGCAGTGAGCGGCTGCTGGGCAAGAAACTAGGCATCCCTCGAGGTATACAAAG GGACACTATGTGGCGCATCTTTACTGGATCATTGCTAGTGGAGGAGAAGTCAAGTGCCCTTCTTCATGACCTTCGAGAGATTGAGGCCTGGATCTATCGATTGCTGCGCTCCCCAGTGCCTGTCTCTGGGCAGAAGCGAGTGGACATTGAGGTCCTACCCCAGGAGCTCCAACAAGCTCTGACCTTTGCTCTTCCAGACCCTTCTCGATTCACCCTAGTGGATTTCCCACTGCACCTTCCCTTGGAACTTCTGGGTGTGGATGCCTGTCTCCAGGTGCTAACCTGCATCCTGTTAGAGCACAAG GTGGTGCTACAGTCCCGAGACTACAATGCCCTCTCTATGTCTGTGATGGCGTTTGTGGCAATGATCTACCCGCTGGAGTATATGTTTCCTGTAATCCCACTGCTGCCCACCTGCATGGCATCGGCAGAACAG cTGCTGTTAGCTCCAACTCCGTACATCATCGGGGTCCCTGCCAGCTTCTTCCTCTACAAACTGGACTTCAAAATGCCTGATGATGTATGGCTGGTGGATCTGGACAGCAATAGG GTGATTGCCCCCACCAATGCAGAAATGCTACCAATCCTGCCAGAACCGGAATCGTTGGagctgaaaaagcatttgaagcAG GCCCTTGCCAGCATGAGTCTCAACACCCAGCCCATCCTCAATCTGGAGAAATTCCATGAAGGCCAAGAGATCCCCCTTCTCTTGGGTAGGCCTTCTAACGACTTGCAGTCCACACCTTCCACTGAATTCAACCCACTCATCTATGGCAATGATGTAGATTCTGTGGATGTTGCAACCAG AGTGGCCATGGTCCGTTTCTTCAACTCCCCCAACGTGCTGCAGGGCTTTCAGATGCACACACGTACCCTGCGTCTCTTCCCTCGGCCTGTGGTAGCTTTTCAAGCTGGCTCCTTTCTAGCCTCACGTCCCCGGCAGACTCCTTTTGCTGAGAAACTGGCCAGGACACAGGCTGTGGAGTACTTTGGAGAATGGATCCTTAACCCCACCAACTATGCCTTCCAGCGAATTCACAACA ACATGTTTGATCCAGCCCTGATTGGTGACAAGCCAAAGTGGTATGCTCATCAGCTGCAGCCTATCCATTATCGAGTCTATGATAGCAATTCCCAGCTGGCAGAGGCACTGAGTGTGCCACGAGAGCGTGACTCTGACTCTGACCCTACTGATGACAG TGGCAGTGATAGTATGGATTATGATGACTCAAGCTCTTCCTACTCCTCCCTTGGTGACTTTGTCAGTGAAATGATGAAATGTGACATCAATGGTGATACTCCCA ATGTGGATCCATTGACACACGCAGCCCTGGGGGATGCCAGTGAGGTGGAGATTGATGAGCTGCAAAACCAGAAGGAATCAGAGGAACCTGGCCCAGATAGTGAGAACTCTCAGGAAAACCCGCCACTGCGCTCCAGCTCCAGCACCACTGCCAGCAGTAGCCCCAGCACTGTCATCCATGGAGCTAATTCT GAACCTGCTGACTCAACGGAGGTGGACGATAAGGCAGCAGTAGGTGTCTCCAAGCCCCCCCCCACAGTGCCTCCCAGCATTGGCAAATCGAACGTGGACAGGCGTCAGACAGAAATTGGAGAGGG GGCTCAAAAGATGCTGCGGCCCAACAGCTTGAAACTGGCAAGCGACTCAGATGCAGAGTCAGACTCTCGAGCGAGCTCTCCCACCTCCACCGTCTCCAACACCAGCACCGAGGGCTTCGGGGGCATCATGTCTTTTGCCA GCAGCCTGTATCGAAACCACAGTACAAGCTTCAGTCTTTCAAACCTCACACTGCCCACCAAAGGTGCCCGAGAGAAGACGACCCCCTTCCCCAGTCTGAAAG GAAACAGGAGGGCCTTAGTGGACCAGAAGTCATCTGTTATTAAACACAGCCCAACAGTGAAAAGAGAGCCTCCATCACCTCAGGGTCGATCCAGCAATTCTAG TGAGAACCAGCAGTTCCTGAAGGAAGTGGTACACAGCGTGCTGGATGGCCAGGGTGTTGGCTGGCTCAACATGAAAAAGGTGCGTCGGCTGCTGGAGAGTGAGCAGCTGCGAGTCTTTGTCCTGAGCAAGCTGAACCGAACTGTGCAGTCAGAGGATGATGCCCGGCAGGACGTCATCCCCGATGTG GAGATCAGCAGAAAGGTGTACAAGGGGATGTTAGACCTGCTCAAGTGCACAGTACTCAGCCTGGAGCAGTCCTATGCCCACGCAGGTCTGGGTGGCATGGCCAGCATCTTTGGGCTTCTGGAGATTGCCCAGACCCACTACTATAGTAAAG AACCAGACAAGCGGAAGAGAAGTCCAACAGAGAGTGTAAATACACCAGTTGGCAAGGATCCTGGCCTGGCTGGGCGGGGGGACCCAAAAGCTATGGCACAGCTGAGAGTACCCCAGCTGGGCCCTCGGGCGCCAAGTGCTGCAGGAAAGGGTCCCAAAGAACTAGACACCAGAAGtttaaaggaagagaattttGTAGCATCTGTTG AATTGTGGAACAAGCACCAGgaagtgaaaaagcaaaaagcTTTGGAAAAACAGA GGCCTGAAGTAATCAAACCCGTCTTTGACCTTGGTGAGACAGAGGAGAAAAAGTCCCAGATCAGCGCAGACAGTGGTGTGAGCCTGACATCTGGTTCCCAG AGGACTGATACAGACTCTGTCATTGGTGTGAGTCCAGCTGTTATGATCCGAAGCTCAAGTCAGGACTCTGAA gtGAGTAATAGTTCTGGAGAGACCCTTGGAGCAGATAGTGACCTGAGCAGCAATGCAGGTGATGGACCAGGTGGTGAAGGCAGCACCCACTTGGCAAGCTCTCGGGGCACTTTGTCTGATAGTGAAATTGAGACCAATTCTGCTACCAGCACCATCTTT GGGAAAGCCCATAGCTTGAAGCCAAGTGTAAAGGAGAAGCTGGTGGGCAGCCCAGTTCGCTCTTCCGAAGATGTAAGCCAGCGGGTCTATCTGTACGAGGGACTCCTAG GAAGGGACAAAGGATCGATGTGGGACCAGTTAGAGGATGCGGCTATGGAGACCTTTTCTATAA GCAAAGAACGTTCTACTTTGTGGGACCAAATGCAGTTCTGGGAAGATGCATTCTTAGATGCTGTGATGTTGGAGAGAGAAGGGATGGGAATGGACCAGGGTCCCCAGGAAATGATCGACAG GTACCTGTCCCTGGGAGAACATGACCGGAAGCGCCTAGAGGATGATGAAGATCGTTTGCTGGCCACACTTTTGCACAACCTCATCTCCTACATGCTGCTGATGAAG GTAAATAAGAATGACATCCGGAAGAAGGTGAGGCGCCTAATGGgaaagtcccatattgggcttgtGTACAGCCAGCAAATCAATGAAGTGCTTGATCAGCTGGTGAACCTG aaTGGACGTGATCTCTCTATCCGGTCCAGTGGCAGCCGGCACATGAAAAAGCAGACATTTGTGGTACATGCAGGGACAGACACAAATGGAGACATCTTCTTCATGGAG GTGTGTGATGACTGTGTGGTGTTACGTAGTAACATCGGGACGGTGTATGAGCGCTGGTGGTATGAGAAGCTCATCAACATGACCTACTGTCCCAAGACCAAGGTGTTGTGCTTGTGGCGTAGAAATGGCTCTGAGACTCAGCTCAACAAATTCTATACTAAGAAG TGTCGGGAGCTGTACTACTGTGTGAAGGACAGCATGGAGCGGGCTGCTGCCCGGCAGCAAAGCATCAAACCTG GCCCTGAACTGGGTGGCGAGTTCCCTGTGCAGGACATGAAGACTGGTGAGGGTGGCTTGCTGCAGGTCACCCTAGAAGGGATCAATCTCAAGTTCATGCACAACCAG GTTTTCATAGAGCTGAATCACATTAAAAAGTGCAATACAGTCCGAGGCGTCTTTGTCCTGGAGGAATTTG TTCCTGAAATTAAAGAAGTGGTGAGCCACAAGTACAAGACACCAATG GCCCATGAGATCTGCTACTCTGTGTTGTGTCTCTTCTCGTATGTGGCTGCAGTTCGTAGCAGTGAGGAAGATCTCAGGACCCCACCCCGGCCCGTCTCGAGCTGA
- the MADD gene encoding MAP kinase-activating death domain protein isoform X23 has product MVQKKKFCPRLLDYLVIVGARHPSSDSVAQTPELLRRYPLEDHAEFPLPPDVVFFCQPEGCLSVRQRRMSLRDDTSFVFTLTDKDTGVTRYGICVNFYRSFQKRMPKDKGDGGAGSRGKEGPRATCAPEEIGTESSESGLSLQPPSADSAPNVTQSPRGKPRAKTGSRSRNSTLTSLCVLSHYPFFSTFRECLYTLKRLVDCCSERLLGKKLGIPRGIQRDTMWRIFTGSLLVEEKSSALLHDLREIEAWIYRLLRSPVPVSGQKRVDIEVLPQELQQALTFALPDPSRFTLVDFPLHLPLELLGVDACLQVLTCILLEHKVVLQSRDYNALSMSVMAFVAMIYPLEYMFPVIPLLPTCMASAEQLLLAPTPYIIGVPASFFLYKLDFKMPDDVWLVDLDSNRVIAPTNAEMLPILPEPESLELKKHLKQALASMSLNTQPILNLEKFHEGQEIPLLLGRPSNDLQSTPSTEFNPLIYGNDVDSVDVATRVAMVRFFNSPNVLQGFQMHTRTLRLFPRPVVAFQAGSFLASRPRQTPFAEKLARTQAVEYFGEWILNPTNYAFQRIHNNMFDPALIGDKPKWYAHQLQPIHYRVYDSNSQLAEALSVPRERDSDSDPTDDSGSDSMDYDDSSSSYSSLGDFVSEMMKCDINGDTPNVDPLTHAALGDASEVEIDELQNQKESEEPGPDSENSQENPPLRSSSSTTASSSPSTVIHGANSEPADSTEVDDKAAVGVSKPPPTVPPSIGKSNVDRRQTEIGEGAQKMLRPNSLKLASDSDAESDSRASSPTSTVSNTSTEGFGGIMSFASSLYRNHSTSFSLSNLTLPTKGAREKTTPFPSLKVFGLNTLMEIVTEAGPGSGEGNRRALVDQKSSVIKHSPTVKREPPSPQGRSSNSSENQQFLKEVVHSVLDGQGVGWLNMKKVRRLLESEQLRVFVLSKLNRTVQSEDDARQDVIPDVEISRKVYKGMLDLLKCTVLSLEQSYAHAGLGGMASIFGLLEIAQTHYYSKEPDKRKRSPTESVNTPVGKDPGLAGRGDPKAMAQLRVPQLGPRAPSAAGKGPKELDTRSLKEENFVASVGPEVIKPVFDLGETEEKKSQISADSGVSLTSGSQRTDTDSVIGVSPAVMIRSSSQDSEVSNSSGETLGADSDLSSNAGDGPGGEGSTHLASSRGTLSDSEIETNSATSTIFGKAHSLKPSVKEKLVGSPVRSSEDVSQRVYLYEGLLGRDKGSMWDQLEDAAMETFSISKERSTLWDQMQFWEDAFLDAVMLEREGMGMDQGPQEMIDRYLSLGEHDRKRLEDDEDRLLATLLHNLISYMLLMKVNKNDIRKKVRRLMGKSHIGLVYSQQINEVLDQLVNLNGRDLSIRSSGSRHMKKQTFVVHAGTDTNGDIFFMEVCDDCVVLRSNIGTVYERWWYEKLINMTYCPKTKVLCLWRRNGSETQLNKFYTKKCRELYYCVKDSMERAAARQQSIKPGPELGGEFPVQDMKTGEGGLLQVTLEGINLKFMHNQVFIELNHIKKCNTVRGVFVLEEFVPEIKEVVSHKYKTPMAHEICYSVLCLFSYVAAVRSSEEDLRTPPRPVSS; this is encoded by the exons ATGGTGCAAAAGAAGAAGTTCTGTCCTCGGTTACTTGACTATCTCGTGATCGTAGGGGCCAG GCACCCAAGCAGTGATAGTGTGGCCCAGACTCCTGAATTATTACGGCGCTACCCACTGGAGGACCACGCTGAGTTTCCCCTGCCCCCAGACGTAGTGTTCTTCTGCCAACCAGAGGGCTGTCTGAGTGTGCGGCAGCGGCGCATGAGCCTGCGGGATGATACTTCTTTTGTCTTCACCCTCACTGACAAGGACACTGGAGTCACTCGTTATGGCATCTGTGTTAACTTCTACCGCTCCTTCCAGAAGCGTATGCCTAAGGACaagggggatgggggggcagggTCCCGTGGGAAGGAAGGACCCCGTGCTACTTGTGCCCCAGAAGAGATTGGCACTGAGAGCTCAGAGAGTGGCTTGTCCCTGCAGCCTCCCAGTGCTGACTCTGCCCCTAATGTAACTCAGTCTCCTCGGGGCAAACCCCGAGCCAAGACGGGGAGCCGCTCCCGCAATAGTACTCTGACATCCTTGTGCGTGCTCAGCCACTATCCCTTCTTCTCCACCTTCCGAGAATGTCTGTACACCCTCAAACGTCTGGTGGACTGCTGCAGTGAGCGGCTGCTGGGCAAGAAACTAGGCATCCCTCGAGGTATACAAAG GGACACTATGTGGCGCATCTTTACTGGATCATTGCTAGTGGAGGAGAAGTCAAGTGCCCTTCTTCATGACCTTCGAGAGATTGAGGCCTGGATCTATCGATTGCTGCGCTCCCCAGTGCCTGTCTCTGGGCAGAAGCGAGTGGACATTGAGGTCCTACCCCAGGAGCTCCAACAAGCTCTGACCTTTGCTCTTCCAGACCCTTCTCGATTCACCCTAGTGGATTTCCCACTGCACCTTCCCTTGGAACTTCTGGGTGTGGATGCCTGTCTCCAGGTGCTAACCTGCATCCTGTTAGAGCACAAG GTGGTGCTACAGTCCCGAGACTACAATGCCCTCTCTATGTCTGTGATGGCGTTTGTGGCAATGATCTACCCGCTGGAGTATATGTTTCCTGTAATCCCACTGCTGCCCACCTGCATGGCATCGGCAGAACAG cTGCTGTTAGCTCCAACTCCGTACATCATCGGGGTCCCTGCCAGCTTCTTCCTCTACAAACTGGACTTCAAAATGCCTGATGATGTATGGCTGGTGGATCTGGACAGCAATAGG GTGATTGCCCCCACCAATGCAGAAATGCTACCAATCCTGCCAGAACCGGAATCGTTGGagctgaaaaagcatttgaagcAG GCCCTTGCCAGCATGAGTCTCAACACCCAGCCCATCCTCAATCTGGAGAAATTCCATGAAGGCCAAGAGATCCCCCTTCTCTTGGGTAGGCCTTCTAACGACTTGCAGTCCACACCTTCCACTGAATTCAACCCACTCATCTATGGCAATGATGTAGATTCTGTGGATGTTGCAACCAG AGTGGCCATGGTCCGTTTCTTCAACTCCCCCAACGTGCTGCAGGGCTTTCAGATGCACACACGTACCCTGCGTCTCTTCCCTCGGCCTGTGGTAGCTTTTCAAGCTGGCTCCTTTCTAGCCTCACGTCCCCGGCAGACTCCTTTTGCTGAGAAACTGGCCAGGACACAGGCTGTGGAGTACTTTGGAGAATGGATCCTTAACCCCACCAACTATGCCTTCCAGCGAATTCACAACA ACATGTTTGATCCAGCCCTGATTGGTGACAAGCCAAAGTGGTATGCTCATCAGCTGCAGCCTATCCATTATCGAGTCTATGATAGCAATTCCCAGCTGGCAGAGGCACTGAGTGTGCCACGAGAGCGTGACTCTGACTCTGACCCTACTGATGACAG TGGCAGTGATAGTATGGATTATGATGACTCAAGCTCTTCCTACTCCTCCCTTGGTGACTTTGTCAGTGAAATGATGAAATGTGACATCAATGGTGATACTCCCA ATGTGGATCCATTGACACACGCAGCCCTGGGGGATGCCAGTGAGGTGGAGATTGATGAGCTGCAAAACCAGAAGGAATCAGAGGAACCTGGCCCAGATAGTGAGAACTCTCAGGAAAACCCGCCACTGCGCTCCAGCTCCAGCACCACTGCCAGCAGTAGCCCCAGCACTGTCATCCATGGAGCTAATTCT GAACCTGCTGACTCAACGGAGGTGGACGATAAGGCAGCAGTAGGTGTCTCCAAGCCCCCCCCCACAGTGCCTCCCAGCATTGGCAAATCGAACGTGGACAGGCGTCAGACAGAAATTGGAGAGGG GGCTCAAAAGATGCTGCGGCCCAACAGCTTGAAACTGGCAAGCGACTCAGATGCAGAGTCAGACTCTCGAGCGAGCTCTCCCACCTCCACCGTCTCCAACACCAGCACCGAGGGCTTCGGGGGCATCATGTCTTTTGCCA GCAGCCTGTATCGAAACCACAGTACAAGCTTCAGTCTTTCAAACCTCACACTGCCCACCAAAGGTGCCCGAGAGAAGACGACCCCCTTCCCCAGTCTGAAAG TATTTGGGCTAAATACTCTAATGGAGATTGTTACTGAAGCCGGCCCCGGGAGTGGTGAAG GAAACAGGAGGGCCTTAGTGGACCAGAAGTCATCTGTTATTAAACACAGCCCAACAGTGAAAAGAGAGCCTCCATCACCTCAGGGTCGATCCAGCAATTCTAG TGAGAACCAGCAGTTCCTGAAGGAAGTGGTACACAGCGTGCTGGATGGCCAGGGTGTTGGCTGGCTCAACATGAAAAAGGTGCGTCGGCTGCTGGAGAGTGAGCAGCTGCGAGTCTTTGTCCTGAGCAAGCTGAACCGAACTGTGCAGTCAGAGGATGATGCCCGGCAGGACGTCATCCCCGATGTG GAGATCAGCAGAAAGGTGTACAAGGGGATGTTAGACCTGCTCAAGTGCACAGTACTCAGCCTGGAGCAGTCCTATGCCCACGCAGGTCTGGGTGGCATGGCCAGCATCTTTGGGCTTCTGGAGATTGCCCAGACCCACTACTATAGTAAAG AACCAGACAAGCGGAAGAGAAGTCCAACAGAGAGTGTAAATACACCAGTTGGCAAGGATCCTGGCCTGGCTGGGCGGGGGGACCCAAAAGCTATGGCACAGCTGAGAGTACCCCAGCTGGGCCCTCGGGCGCCAAGTGCTGCAGGAAAGGGTCCCAAAGAACTAGACACCAGAAGtttaaaggaagagaattttGTAGCATCTGTTG GGCCTGAAGTAATCAAACCCGTCTTTGACCTTGGTGAGACAGAGGAGAAAAAGTCCCAGATCAGCGCAGACAGTGGTGTGAGCCTGACATCTGGTTCCCAG AGGACTGATACAGACTCTGTCATTGGTGTGAGTCCAGCTGTTATGATCCGAAGCTCAAGTCAGGACTCTGAA gtGAGTAATAGTTCTGGAGAGACCCTTGGAGCAGATAGTGACCTGAGCAGCAATGCAGGTGATGGACCAGGTGGTGAAGGCAGCACCCACTTGGCAAGCTCTCGGGGCACTTTGTCTGATAGTGAAATTGAGACCAATTCTGCTACCAGCACCATCTTT GGGAAAGCCCATAGCTTGAAGCCAAGTGTAAAGGAGAAGCTGGTGGGCAGCCCAGTTCGCTCTTCCGAAGATGTAAGCCAGCGGGTCTATCTGTACGAGGGACTCCTAG GAAGGGACAAAGGATCGATGTGGGACCAGTTAGAGGATGCGGCTATGGAGACCTTTTCTATAA GCAAAGAACGTTCTACTTTGTGGGACCAAATGCAGTTCTGGGAAGATGCATTCTTAGATGCTGTGATGTTGGAGAGAGAAGGGATGGGAATGGACCAGGGTCCCCAGGAAATGATCGACAG GTACCTGTCCCTGGGAGAACATGACCGGAAGCGCCTAGAGGATGATGAAGATCGTTTGCTGGCCACACTTTTGCACAACCTCATCTCCTACATGCTGCTGATGAAG GTAAATAAGAATGACATCCGGAAGAAGGTGAGGCGCCTAATGGgaaagtcccatattgggcttgtGTACAGCCAGCAAATCAATGAAGTGCTTGATCAGCTGGTGAACCTG aaTGGACGTGATCTCTCTATCCGGTCCAGTGGCAGCCGGCACATGAAAAAGCAGACATTTGTGGTACATGCAGGGACAGACACAAATGGAGACATCTTCTTCATGGAG GTGTGTGATGACTGTGTGGTGTTACGTAGTAACATCGGGACGGTGTATGAGCGCTGGTGGTATGAGAAGCTCATCAACATGACCTACTGTCCCAAGACCAAGGTGTTGTGCTTGTGGCGTAGAAATGGCTCTGAGACTCAGCTCAACAAATTCTATACTAAGAAG TGTCGGGAGCTGTACTACTGTGTGAAGGACAGCATGGAGCGGGCTGCTGCCCGGCAGCAAAGCATCAAACCTG GCCCTGAACTGGGTGGCGAGTTCCCTGTGCAGGACATGAAGACTGGTGAGGGTGGCTTGCTGCAGGTCACCCTAGAAGGGATCAATCTCAAGTTCATGCACAACCAG GTTTTCATAGAGCTGAATCACATTAAAAAGTGCAATACAGTCCGAGGCGTCTTTGTCCTGGAGGAATTTG TTCCTGAAATTAAAGAAGTGGTGAGCCACAAGTACAAGACACCAATG GCCCATGAGATCTGCTACTCTGTGTTGTGTCTCTTCTCGTATGTGGCTGCAGTTCGTAGCAGTGAGGAAGATCTCAGGACCCCACCCCGGCCCGTCTCGAGCTGA